One Candidatus Hydrogenedentota bacterium DNA segment encodes these proteins:
- the miaA gene encoding tRNA (adenosine(37)-N6)-dimethylallyltransferase MiaA: MPANDSLIILGPTASGKTALAIALARILDGEIISADSRQVYRGLDIGTGKDLHEYEIGGPPVRHHLIDIVDPRDEYSVFQFQRDFFAAVAEVQSRGKFPITAGGTGLYLEAALSPAMMVPVPYNAELRAAMEPMSTEVLAERLVALRPDTHNTTDLLDRDRVLRAIEIAVHTDNSTPEPAPPLNPLVLGVAWDRKVLRQRIARRLNIRLDEGLIEEVEDLMASGVPWERLEQLGLEYRYVSRYVRGAIKNRNDLYQKLSGEISRFAKRQDTWFRRMERQGVPIQWIPEGRLEEALAAIRAAQ; the protein is encoded by the coding sequence ATGCCCGCTAACGATTCCCTAATCATTCTCGGACCCACTGCATCCGGCAAGACCGCGCTGGCGATCGCCCTGGCGCGCATCCTGGACGGCGAGATTATCTCGGCGGACTCCCGGCAGGTCTACCGGGGCCTCGATATCGGGACTGGAAAAGACCTCCACGAATACGAAATCGGTGGCCCGCCCGTGCGCCACCACCTGATCGATATCGTGGACCCGCGCGACGAATACAGCGTGTTTCAGTTCCAGCGCGATTTCTTCGCCGCCGTTGCGGAGGTGCAGTCGCGCGGCAAGTTCCCCATCACCGCCGGCGGCACGGGGCTCTACCTCGAAGCGGCGCTCTCCCCGGCAATGATGGTCCCCGTGCCCTACAACGCCGAACTGCGCGCCGCCATGGAGCCCATGTCCACCGAGGTGCTCGCGGAGCGCCTGGTCGCCCTGCGGCCCGATACCCACAACACCACGGACCTTCTGGATCGGGACCGCGTTCTGCGCGCTATCGAAATCGCGGTGCACACCGACAACAGCACCCCGGAACCCGCGCCGCCGCTCAATCCCCTCGTGCTGGGCGTCGCCTGGGACCGCAAGGTCCTGCGCCAGCGCATCGCGCGGCGGCTCAATATCCGGCTCGACGAGGGCCTCATCGAGGAGGTGGAGGACCTGATGGCGTCCGGCGTGCCGTGGGAGCGCCTCGAACAGCTCGGCCTGGAGTACCGCTACGTTTCGCGCTATGTTCGCGGCGCCATCAAGAACCGGAACGACCTGTACCAGAAGCTCAGCGGCGAAATCAGCCGCTTCGCCAAAAGGCAGGATACGTGGTTCCGCCGGATGGAGCGCCAGGGCGTGCCGATCCAGTGGATTCCCGAAGGCCGCCTGGAAGAGGCCCTGGCCGCGATTCGGGCGGCCCAGTGA
- the ppk1 gene encoding polyphosphate kinase 1 has protein sequence MKNVHQIREISTLSFNERVLQEAEDERNPLLERLKFLGIFSSNMDEFFKVRVASIHRRIELGKRGFQGILEVLNDKARGLDERFRAAYDRITRELADKGIRIVTEMDIVASGDGMETWVKDYFRANILPGLVPLICYKTQPFPQLTDGALYLAVVMRGKKKRYAILEVPPEVPRFVELPNGNIMYVDDVIRLNLNELFYIFEYEEIGAYEFKVSRDAQLDIDNDFTEGYIRKMERVLKQRKGGRPTRLVYDAAMPQGFRRMLQKELNIDEDDTLIPGGRYHNMKDLMQFPAKREDLMFPRLPALPHPVLDFDVRPMMDTIRERDVLITYPYQSFGHVIRLLREAAIDPHVKSIKMTMYRSANHSQVVNALYNAARNGKKIFVSIELQARFDEQHNIHIAETLTEVGAHVVYGVPPLKVHSKLLLIERRTSLFAGLSTGNFNEATGRLYVDSILLTSDKRMTAEVAEVFSYLETAAMMRAVTAPRFKHLLVSPFNSRRQLMALLQREKEKGEAGYVLLKTNHLTDPKIIKKLYDLADAGVQMDFIVRTTYAMKPHPKIRAISILDRYLEHQRIYIFGTGKDRRVFLGSADLMERNLDWRVEVAFPLLNEQLAEHVHDLMQIQIADTAKARILDDTQSNPYVGDNADGLRAQWATRAHFESLLAENANAVDAAAT, from the coding sequence ATGAAGAACGTACACCAGATACGCGAAATCTCGACCCTTTCGTTCAACGAGCGGGTCCTCCAGGAAGCCGAAGACGAACGGAATCCGCTCCTCGAGCGGCTGAAGTTTCTCGGCATCTTCTCGTCCAACATGGACGAGTTCTTCAAGGTCCGGGTGGCGAGTATCCACCGCCGGATCGAGCTGGGAAAGCGCGGCTTCCAGGGCATCCTCGAGGTGCTCAACGACAAGGCGCGCGGGCTGGACGAGCGCTTCCGCGCGGCCTACGACCGCATCACGCGCGAACTGGCGGACAAGGGCATCCGGATCGTCACCGAGATGGATATCGTCGCCTCGGGCGATGGCATGGAAACCTGGGTTAAGGACTACTTCCGGGCGAACATCCTTCCGGGACTCGTGCCGCTCATCTGCTACAAGACCCAGCCCTTCCCGCAATTGACCGACGGCGCGCTCTACCTGGCGGTCGTGATGCGGGGAAAGAAAAAGCGCTACGCGATCCTCGAGGTGCCCCCGGAGGTGCCCCGCTTCGTGGAATTGCCCAACGGCAACATCATGTACGTGGACGACGTTATCCGGCTCAACCTGAACGAGCTCTTCTACATCTTCGAATACGAGGAGATCGGCGCCTACGAGTTCAAGGTTTCGCGCGACGCCCAGCTCGACATTGACAACGATTTCACGGAGGGCTACATCCGCAAGATGGAGCGGGTCCTCAAGCAGCGCAAGGGCGGGCGGCCCACCCGGCTCGTGTACGACGCCGCCATGCCGCAGGGGTTCCGGCGCATGCTGCAGAAAGAGCTGAATATCGACGAGGACGATACCCTCATCCCGGGCGGGCGCTACCACAACATGAAGGATCTCATGCAGTTCCCGGCGAAGCGGGAGGACCTCATGTTCCCCAGGCTCCCCGCACTGCCGCATCCGGTGCTCGATTTCGACGTGCGCCCGATGATGGACACCATCCGCGAGCGGGATGTGCTGATCACCTACCCGTACCAGTCCTTCGGCCACGTGATCCGGCTGCTGCGCGAAGCGGCCATCGATCCCCACGTGAAGTCCATCAAAATGACGATGTACCGTTCCGCGAACCATTCGCAGGTGGTGAACGCGCTCTACAACGCGGCGCGAAACGGGAAAAAGATCTTCGTATCCATCGAATTGCAGGCCCGCTTCGACGAGCAGCACAACATCCATATCGCGGAAACGCTCACGGAGGTTGGGGCCCACGTGGTCTACGGGGTGCCGCCGCTCAAGGTGCACTCCAAGCTCCTGCTGATCGAGCGGCGCACGAGCCTCTTCGCCGGCCTGTCGACCGGCAACTTCAACGAGGCGACGGGCCGCCTGTACGTGGACAGCATCCTCCTCACCAGCGACAAGCGCATGACCGCCGAAGTGGCCGAGGTCTTCTCCTATCTGGAGACCGCCGCGATGATGCGCGCCGTGACCGCGCCGCGCTTCAAGCACCTCCTCGTCTCCCCCTTCAATTCGCGCCGCCAGCTGATGGCCCTGCTCCAGCGGGAGAAGGAAAAGGGCGAGGCGGGCTACGTCCTCCTGAAGACGAATCACCTGACCGACCCGAAGATCATCAAGAAGCTCTACGATCTGGCCGACGCCGGGGTCCAGATGGATTTCATTGTGCGGACGACCTACGCGATGAAGCCCCACCCGAAGATCCGGGCCATCTCCATTCTCGATCGCTACCTGGAGCACCAGCGCATCTATATCTTCGGAACGGGCAAGGACCGGCGGGTCTTTCTTGGTAGCGCGGATCTCATGGAGCGGAACCTGGACTGGCGAGTCGAGGTCGCTTTTCCGCTCCTGAACGAGCAGCTCGCCGAACACGTGCACGACCTCATGCAAATCCAGATCGCGGACACGGCCAAAGCGCGTATACTGGACGATACCCAGAGCAACCCCTACGTGGGCGACAACGCGGATGGCCTGCGCGCCCAATGGGCCACGCGCGCGCATTTTGAGTCCCTGCTGGCGGAGAACGCCAACGCGGTGGACGCCGCCGCGACGTAA
- a CDS encoding NYN domain-containing protein yields the protein MAEKLLVDGYNVLHHSRKLLRLVRQDMETAREALIDKVAHYCIQTGHQVTIVFDGQGAQVVQRVEHYRSVPGLEVLYAPGQLTADAVIERMVYQTPRKMDVAVVTSDRGVRDLCRGMGALVMDANNFLQSIQDSRADAGETVRNTQKPAPVNVEDRLDERSRSILEQLRKKL from the coding sequence ATGGCGGAGAAACTGCTGGTAGACGGGTACAACGTGTTGCACCACTCGCGGAAGTTGTTGCGGCTGGTGCGTCAGGACATGGAAACCGCACGCGAAGCCTTGATCGACAAGGTCGCCCACTACTGCATTCAGACCGGCCACCAGGTGACCATCGTGTTTGACGGGCAGGGCGCGCAGGTGGTGCAGCGGGTCGAGCACTACCGATCCGTGCCGGGGCTCGAAGTGCTCTACGCGCCCGGACAACTGACCGCGGACGCCGTCATCGAGCGCATGGTCTACCAGACGCCGCGCAAGATGGACGTGGCCGTGGTCACGAGCGATCGCGGCGTGCGCGATCTGTGCCGGGGCATGGGCGCGCTGGTGATGGACGCCAACAACTTTTTGCAGAGCATCCAGGATTCACGCGCGGACGCCGGGGAAACCGTCCGCAATACCCAGAAGCCGGCCCCGGTCAACGTGGAAGACCGCCTTGACGAACGGTCGCGGTCGATACTGGAGCAGCTCCGGAAGAAGCTGTAG
- the coaD gene encoding pantetheine-phosphate adenylyltransferase produces MPERIAVYPGSFDPPTLGHLDLIERAVNIFDHVIVAVAVNDAKVGLFSVEERVEMLTEMVAGIPRVSIDHFKSLTVQFAQKKGAVALIRGLRVVSDFEFELTMAINNHKLAPEIDTVNLMPSEPYLFLSSRLVKEIAAFGGSLSHFVSPAVEKRLKEKLEEERKA; encoded by the coding sequence ATGCCTGAGCGGATCGCGGTGTATCCCGGCAGTTTCGACCCCCCCACACTCGGCCACCTGGACCTCATCGAGCGCGCGGTAAACATTTTCGACCACGTCATCGTGGCCGTCGCTGTGAATGACGCCAAGGTGGGCCTGTTTTCCGTGGAGGAGCGCGTCGAGATGCTCACGGAGATGGTCGCGGGCATTCCGAGGGTATCGATCGATCACTTCAAGTCGCTCACGGTGCAGTTCGCGCAGAAGAAGGGGGCGGTGGCGCTGATCCGGGGTTTGCGGGTGGTTTCGGACTTCGAATTCGAGCTTACGATGGCGATCAACAACCACAAGCTCGCCCCCGAAATCGACACCGTCAACCTGATGCCGAGCGAACCGTATCTTTTCCTCAGCTCGCGCCTTGTGAAGGAAATTGCGGCTTTTGGGGGATCGCTCAGCCACTTCGTGAGCCCGGCGGTGGAAAAGCGGCTCAAGGAGAAACTTGAGGAAGAACGCAAGGCCTGA
- the larC gene encoding nickel pincer cofactor biosynthesis protein LarC: MKTIYFDCYSGISGDMTVGALIDAGADFAAIQAGLESLGVEGYHVTAEKVLKKGVHATQFKVIEDGHEHGRHHHHDHDHGHHHHHDHEHDHGHGHGHGHGHHHDHDPGHEHHHHDHDHDHDHEHEHGHGHHHHHDHDHGHHHQQPHRHLADIEKLIQHSALPGPVKDAAIETFQALGRAEASVHGTTIDKVHFHEVGAVDSIVDIVAAQLGFHLLGIERFVCSPLHVGSGTVKCDHGIMPVPAPATARLLQNKPTYGGAVDGELVTPTGAALVDHRVREFGPAPLMRVEAIGYGSGTKNLPDRANVLRVLIGESEGAAGATESIQVLEANLDDMSGELLAPLVAGLMDGGALDAFLTPVIGKKGRPAHKVTVLAEESRARALCDILFSHSTTLGVRTRTEQRVILDRDWKTVATPWGPVRIKIGSRDGEAISTAPEYEDCMRAAAQAGVPVRKVYECALAAAVKGEYTDA, translated from the coding sequence ATGAAAACCATCTATTTTGACTGTTACAGCGGCATCAGCGGCGACATGACGGTGGGCGCCCTGATCGACGCGGGGGCCGATTTTGCCGCCATACAGGCGGGCCTCGAATCGCTGGGGGTCGAGGGCTACCACGTCACGGCGGAGAAGGTGCTCAAGAAAGGCGTGCACGCCACGCAATTCAAGGTGATTGAGGATGGCCACGAACACGGGCGCCATCACCACCATGATCATGACCACGGCCATCACCATCATCATGATCACGAGCACGACCACGGGCACGGGCACGGGCACGGGCACGGGCATCATCATGACCATGATCCTGGCCACGAGCATCATCACCATGACCACGATCATGATCATGATCACGAACATGAGCATGGTCACGGGCATCACCATCACCACGATCATGATCATGGCCATCATCACCAACAGCCGCACCGGCATCTGGCGGATATCGAGAAGCTCATACAGCACAGCGCGCTGCCCGGGCCGGTGAAAGATGCGGCCATCGAGACTTTTCAGGCGCTGGGGCGCGCGGAGGCCTCGGTCCACGGGACCACCATCGACAAGGTCCACTTTCACGAGGTGGGCGCCGTCGATTCCATCGTCGACATCGTCGCCGCGCAGCTGGGCTTTCACCTGCTGGGCATCGAGCGCTTCGTGTGTTCGCCGCTCCACGTGGGGTCGGGCACAGTCAAATGCGATCACGGCATTATGCCGGTGCCCGCGCCCGCTACGGCGCGCCTCCTCCAGAACAAGCCGACCTACGGCGGCGCGGTGGACGGCGAACTCGTCACGCCGACCGGCGCCGCGCTGGTCGACCACCGCGTGCGCGAGTTTGGCCCGGCGCCCCTCATGCGGGTGGAGGCCATCGGCTACGGCAGCGGCACGAAAAACCTGCCGGACCGCGCCAATGTGCTGCGCGTCCTGATTGGCGAGAGCGAGGGCGCCGCGGGCGCCACCGAATCCATCCAGGTGCTGGAAGCCAACCTCGACGACATGTCGGGCGAGTTGCTGGCACCGCTGGTTGCCGGACTAATGGACGGCGGCGCCCTGGATGCCTTCCTGACGCCGGTCATCGGAAAGAAAGGCCGCCCCGCACACAAGGTCACCGTGCTGGCGGAGGAATCCCGCGCCCGGGCCCTGTGCGACATCCTGTTCAGCCACTCCACGACGCTGGGCGTGCGCACGCGAACGGAGCAGCGCGTGATACTGGACCGCGACTGGAAGACGGTGGCCACACCGTGGGGCCCGGTTCGGATAAAGATCGGCTCGCGCGACGGCGAGGCCATCAGCACCGCGCCGGAATACGAGGATTGCATGCGGGCGGCGGCCCAGGCGGGCGTCCCCGTCCGCAAGGTCTACGAATGCGCCCTGGCGGCCGCGGTAAAAGGAGAGTATACGGATGCCTGA
- the larB gene encoding nickel pincer cofactor biosynthesis protein LarB, whose protein sequence is MDHQTLQALLEDVAGGRLAPTDAVENLRHLPFEDLGFAKIDHHRELRKGYPETIFCEYKTPEQVVAITGRMRERNTSVLGTRCSPEVIQAVCAAHPDAVHHELARAFSITIKTPELAKGTITVVCAGTSDLPVAEEARVTCELLGNPVETITDVGVAGIHRLLHQRDKLLRASVIICCAGMEGALPSALAGLVRCPIIAVPTSVGYGASFGGLAALLGMLNSCGTGVTVVNIDNGFGAAVAASTINRMASGCA, encoded by the coding sequence ATGGACCATCAAACGCTGCAAGCACTACTGGAAGACGTCGCCGGCGGGCGCCTTGCGCCGACCGATGCGGTCGAAAACCTGCGCCACCTGCCTTTCGAGGATCTCGGCTTCGCAAAGATTGATCATCACCGGGAGCTGCGCAAGGGCTATCCTGAGACGATCTTCTGCGAGTACAAGACCCCCGAACAGGTGGTCGCCATTACGGGGCGGATGCGCGAGCGGAACACCAGTGTGCTGGGCACCCGGTGCTCGCCGGAGGTGATCCAGGCGGTCTGCGCGGCCCACCCAGACGCGGTCCACCACGAGCTCGCTCGCGCCTTCAGCATAACCATCAAGACGCCGGAACTGGCAAAGGGCACGATTACGGTGGTCTGCGCGGGCACGAGCGATCTGCCCGTGGCCGAGGAGGCGCGCGTTACCTGTGAACTGCTCGGGAATCCGGTCGAGACCATTACCGATGTCGGCGTGGCGGGGATCCACCGTTTGCTTCACCAGCGCGACAAGCTGCTGCGCGCCAGCGTGATCATTTGCTGCGCCGGCATGGAAGGCGCCCTCCCGTCCGCGCTCGCCGGCCTCGTGCGTTGCCCCATCATCGCGGTGCCAACCTCGGTCGGATACGGCGCGAGTTTCGGCGGCCTGGCGGCGCTGCTTGGTATGCTCAACTCCTGCGGCACGGGGGTCACCGTCGTCAATATCGACAACGGTTTCGGGGCCGCCGTGGCCGCTTCCACCATCAACCGCATGGCGAGCGGATGCGCATGA